CCGGCCTGGATGGGGTGGCGCACGAAGCGGTAGAAGCCCTTCTCCTGAAACCGCTCCGGCGGTTCGGGTATGCCATGAAAAGCCCGCCATGCCTGTGTGAGACCGAAAAGTCCGAAATGGTCGATCTGAAACGTGGCGGCGACGGCGATGCCCCAACCCAGAAAGTAAAGCAGTGTCATCGCCCAGAAGCCGATGCCGCCCCTAAAATCCCAGACGGTTCCGGGCAGCAGTTGCCAGAAAAGCAAAATTGCCGCCAGAGTCACAGCGGAGGCAAGGGTGTAGAGACTGCGCTGGGCCTGTGCGGGCACGTAGCGCTCGAACCACCGTTTGAAGCCAGGGCGGACCATCAGGGAGTGTTGCAACCCGAAAAGTGCGATGAGACCCACGTCGACGGCAACGGCCAAAAGGGCAGGGAAACGGGGTGTGCCGCTGTCAATGGTGGTCGGCATCCAGCTCCAGGGGTAGAGCCAGAAGAGCATGACAACCAGTGTTCCCAGGCCGATGAGGTAGGAGACAAGGCCCAAAAGCAAGAGGGCGAAATGTTTCACGGCTTCAGTTCCTTCATCAGAAATTTTGCCACCGTCTCTTCGTCATTGCATCGGGACCGCTTCGGGTGGTGGGTATGGAGAGTC
This genomic interval from Hydrogenimonas urashimensis contains the following:
- a CDS encoding methyltransferase family protein: MKHFALLLLGLVSYLIGLGTLVVMLFWLYPWSWMPTTIDSGTPRFPALLAVAVDVGLIALFGLQHSLMVRPGFKRWFERYVPAQAQRSLYTLASAVTLAAILLFWQLLPGTVWDFRGGIGFWAMTLLYFLGWGIAVAATFQIDHFGLFGLTQAWRAFHGIPEPPERFQEKGFYRFVRHPIQAGTLLGLWATPHMSTGHLLFAAAFTLYILIGLHFEEKDLIKTLGKPYIDYRKRVPMLFPLRIIF